One Heptranchias perlo isolate sHepPer1 chromosome 39, sHepPer1.hap1, whole genome shotgun sequence DNA segment encodes these proteins:
- the nelfe gene encoding negative elongation factor E, with the protein MVNLSTSISAIKAENKNSGFKRSRTLEGKLKDPEKGPTPTFQPFQRSVSADDDNLEVSKRPQRKSLYESFVSSSDRTRDGEKDREDERESEKVLERESSKDIERDLERGRDRDKGRDRDRDRDRDRERERDRDRDRDRDRDRDRDRDRGRDRDRERDRDRERDGPYRRFDSFRAPRKGNTIYVHGVGMSEEMLRTSFSHFGTIVNLTVDSPRNCAFVTFETMESADQAIAELNGSMVGEVYLKVMIARKQLMLETATGKSVWGSLAVQNSAKGSHRDKRSQVVYNEDFLG; encoded by the exons ATGGTCAACCTATCCACCT CTATCAGCGCCATCAAAGCAGAAAACAAAAACTCGGGCTTCAAACGCTCCCGAACGTTAGAAGGGAAACTAAAG GATCCTGAGAAGGGACCAACCCCAACATTCCAGCCTTTTCAACGCAGTGTCTCCGCCGATGATGACAACTTAGAG GTCTCCAAGCGCCCACAGAGAAAGTCTCTTTACGAAAG TTTTGTGAGCTCCAGTGACCGGACGCGTGACGGTGAAAAAGATCGCGAGGACGAAAGAGAGTCGGAAAAGGTGCTGGAGCGCGAGAGCTCCAAGGACATCGAGCGCGATCTTGAGCGCGGAAGAGACCGCGACAAGggccgagacagagacagagaccgggatcgggaccgagagagagagagagatcgggaccgggacagggatagggacagggacagggacagggatagagaccgtggcagagacagggacagggagcgaGATCGGGATCGGGAACGTGATGGCCCCTACAGAA GGTTTGACTCTTTCCGTGCACCTCGGAAAGGAAACACCATCTACGTGCACGGCGTGGGGATGTCCGAGGAGATGCTGAGGACCTCCTTCTCCCATTTTGGGACCATCGTCAACCTGACCGTGGACAGCCCCAGGAA CTGTGCGTTTGTTACCTTTGAGACGATGGAGTCTGCGGATCAGGCTATTGCTGAG TTAAATGGTAGCATGGTCGGAGAGGTTTACTTGAAGGTCATGATTGCTCGCAAGCAACTGATGTTGGAAACAGCCACGGGAAAGTCGGTCTGGGGAAGCCTAG cGGTCCAGAACAGCGCCAAGGGGTCCCACCGCGACAAACGTAGCCAGGTGGTGTACAACGAGGACTTCCTGGGCTAA